In 'Nostoc azollae' 0708, the following are encoded in one genomic region:
- a CDS encoding NUDIX hydrolase: protein MNTINFLTAVIQSTRSLWHFGQTVLGIIFRHPITGTSVIPILPDGRIVLIRRKDDGCWSLPGGMVDWGEDIPHAVRRELMEETGLDVLKIRRLVGVYSSPDRDPRVHSICVVVEAEVQGEMKVKDNLEVIEIKAFTPSSLPQPKMSHDHARQLQDYLHGLTTLA from the coding sequence TTGAATACTATTAATTTTTTAACGGCAGTGATTCAGTCCACACGCAGTTTATGGCACTTTGGACAAACGGTTTTGGGTATTATCTTTCGCCATCCCATTACTGGTACTAGTGTGATTCCAATTTTACCTGATGGTCGAATTGTGTTAATTCGTCGGAAAGATGATGGTTGCTGGTCTTTGCCTGGTGGTATGGTTGACTGGGGAGAAGATATTCCTCATGCAGTGCGTCGAGAGTTGATGGAAGAAACCGGACTCGATGTGTTAAAAATTCGGCGTTTGGTGGGAGTTTATTCTTCACCAGATCGTGATCCGAGAGTCCATTCAATTTGTGTTGTTGTTGAGGCTGAAGTACAAGGAGAAATGAAGGTTAAAGATAATTTAGAAGTGATAGAAATTAAGGCTTTTACTCCTAGTTCTTTACCTCAACCAAAAATGTCTCATGACCATGCTCGACAGTTGCAAGACTATTTGCATGGTTTAACCACTTTGGCATGA